Proteins co-encoded in one Psychromonas sp. L1A2 genomic window:
- a CDS encoding TrkH family potassium uptake protein, with the protein MSLLKSPMSFLAEKSNSIDLKGRKGKRRWSEPRIILFSFLGILFPSAILLTLPLFSISGLSFMDALFTATSAISVTGLGVVDTGTHFTLSGKILLMLLMEIGGLGQMTLSAILLYMFGLRLSLRQRSATQEELGQSGSLNLRRLTIHIIIFSLIAQVIGACLLAFRWVPEMGWWQGAFYSLFHSVSAFNNAGFSLFSNSMVDYVGDPLVIFTIAALFIFGGLGFTVISDLQRHWRKGFLALSLHSKVMLTATPVLLLVGTVFLWVLEHHNNQTFAELPLSSQWLAAFFQSASARTAGFNSVDLSQLTHPALLVMMVLMLIGAGSTSTGGGIKVSTFVVAMAATWAFLRQQSHVVLFKRTVAWTKVTKCLAIIVVSFLVLVVAMFLLMLTEQAPFEVVVFEVISAFATVGVTAGLTAELSEAGKLIMVVVMIIGRIGPITLAYMLASAKPTLLKYPEDELLAG; encoded by the coding sequence ATGAGTTTATTAAAAAGTCCGATGAGCTTCTTAGCTGAAAAGAGCAATAGTATTGACCTTAAAGGTAGAAAGGGTAAAAGACGTTGGTCTGAGCCACGTATTATCTTGTTTAGCTTTCTGGGTATTTTATTTCCTTCAGCGATTTTGTTAACTCTGCCATTATTTTCTATTTCAGGGCTGAGTTTTATGGATGCCTTGTTTACCGCTACGTCTGCTATCAGTGTGACGGGTTTAGGCGTGGTTGATACCGGCACACATTTTACTTTGTCAGGTAAAATATTATTAATGCTGTTAATGGAAATAGGCGGGTTAGGACAGATGACTTTGTCAGCTATTTTATTGTATATGTTTGGCTTGCGCCTGAGCTTACGACAACGAAGTGCAACACAAGAAGAGCTAGGACAAAGTGGCTCATTAAACTTACGTCGTTTAACTATTCATATTATTATTTTCTCATTAATTGCCCAAGTGATTGGTGCTTGTCTATTAGCTTTTCGCTGGGTGCCGGAGATGGGGTGGTGGCAAGGTGCTTTTTATTCCCTTTTTCATTCTGTTTCGGCATTTAATAATGCTGGATTTTCATTATTCAGTAATAGCATGGTTGATTACGTTGGTGATCCGCTAGTTATTTTTACTATTGCTGCTTTATTCATTTTTGGTGGGCTCGGGTTTACGGTGATCTCTGACCTACAACGACATTGGCGCAAAGGCTTTTTGGCGTTGAGTTTACACAGTAAAGTGATGTTAACGGCAACCCCTGTTTTATTATTAGTTGGGACGGTCTTTTTATGGGTTTTAGAGCACCATAACAATCAGACCTTTGCAGAGTTACCTTTATCAAGCCAATGGTTAGCGGCCTTTTTTCAATCAGCTAGTGCACGTACTGCTGGGTTTAACAGTGTTGATTTAAGTCAGCTCACGCATCCTGCTTTATTAGTGATGATGGTGCTTATGTTAATTGGTGCTGGTTCAACGTCTACGGGTGGCGGTATTAAAGTGTCGACCTTTGTGGTGGCGATGGCGGCAACATGGGCTTTTCTTCGTCAACAAAGTCACGTGGTATTGTTTAAACGTACCGTTGCTTGGACTAAAGTCACCAAATGTTTAGCGATTATTGTAGTCAGTTTCTTAGTGTTAGTTGTCGCTATGTTTTTATTGATGTTAACGGAACAGGCACCTTTTGAAGTGGTCGTTTTTGAGGTGATTTCAGCTTTTGCTACGGTAGGGGTAACGGCTGGGTTAACCGCTGAGTTATCCGAAGCAGGTAAGTTAATTATGGTTGTTGTGATGATCATTGGTCGTATTGGACCAATTACATTAGCGTATATGCTTGCTAGCGCAAAACCAACGCTATTAAAATACCCTGAAGATGAATTATTAGCGGGTTAA